A genomic segment from Hyalangium ruber encodes:
- a CDS encoding transglycosylase SLT domain-containing protein has product MDTRGWKRVGLLGLLLGAACAHREPVRPATVRTGVGRGPSAPSSEALVSLPPPPPRARFAQVREEQGRAWRQEWNLVIAEALDDIGRPLLEDDKVPAEEVQTLCPGYFGASREEKKAFWALLFASIARLESGFDPERTFMEPRPLRTLSVGLLQLSYGDQTRHEGCALEPMEANITDPAVNLRCGVAILRNQLARRNTLFPRRFYYWSVLTRKREQIERDFLQHQGQLGFCRMGER; this is encoded by the coding sequence TCGTGGCTGGAAGCGTGTCGGGTTGCTCGGGTTGCTGCTGGGGGCGGCGTGTGCCCACCGGGAGCCGGTGCGCCCCGCGACCGTGCGCACCGGGGTTGGGCGGGGCCCCTCCGCGCCCTCCTCGGAGGCCCTGGTCAGCCTGCCGCCACCGCCGCCCCGGGCCCGCTTCGCCCAGGTGCGCGAGGAGCAGGGCCGCGCCTGGAGGCAGGAGTGGAACCTGGTCATCGCCGAGGCGCTGGACGACATCGGCCGGCCGCTGCTCGAGGATGACAAGGTGCCCGCCGAGGAGGTGCAGACGCTCTGCCCGGGCTACTTCGGCGCCAGCCGCGAGGAGAAGAAGGCCTTCTGGGCCTTGCTGTTCGCCTCCATCGCCCGGCTGGAGTCCGGGTTCGACCCGGAGCGCACCTTCATGGAGCCCCGGCCCCTGCGCACGCTCAGCGTGGGGTTGCTCCAGCTCAGCTATGGCGACCAGACCCGGCACGAGGGCTGCGCGCTGGAGCCCATGGAAGCCAACATCACCGATCCCGCGGTGAACCTGCGCTGCGGCGTCGCCATCCTGCGCAACCAGCTGGCCCGGCGGAACACGCTGTTCCCCCGGCGCTTCTATTACTGGTCCGTCCTGACGCGGAAGCGCGAGCAGATCGAGCGCGATTTCCTGCAGCACCAGGGACAACTCGGGTTCTGTAGGATGGGGGAGCGATGA
- a CDS encoding Hsp70 family protein encodes MTQAQFQVTDCPLDRVRPPDPSTKSTGPVIAIDLGVTNTRVAVFHQGNTVCVPSERMDGTPSVVALGSGGRIVLGNAARGQQASVPALAVWGIKGLLGAPYGDPKLRWLYEQLRCQVVRGADGLAAVVLGNRTFSAKELAAMLLYEARERAQNYLRQPVYRAVLTVPPTRKDDPLPQTMTAAAALAGLHVERIISEPTAVALGAFQRRRGKPERTAIVCDWGGGCFQASLVRYAARQCQVLGTEGNVSLCGAELDKRVLDLLMRKLPSGVRVAADKNNPAAHYRVAGAAEFAKIQLSAQPEARVLVPLATVDANGRAGDFNTVITRREVEDLARPLVESALKMCEQILAAKSMFPGDVDEVLLVGEMCRMPLLMQRAQEFFVQVPVYLDEPGQSVVLGAARLSASSGVSAPTPPPSGRR; translated from the coding sequence ATGACCCAGGCCCAGTTCCAAGTCACCGATTGTCCGCTCGATCGCGTCCGGCCTCCGGACCCCTCCACGAAAAGCACCGGGCCCGTCATCGCCATCGACCTTGGCGTGACGAACACCCGCGTCGCCGTCTTCCATCAGGGCAACACCGTCTGTGTTCCCTCGGAGCGCATGGACGGGACGCCCTCGGTCGTCGCCCTGGGGAGCGGGGGCCGCATCGTGCTGGGCAACGCGGCCCGAGGTCAGCAGGCCTCCGTCCCCGCGCTGGCGGTGTGGGGCATCAAGGGTCTGCTGGGCGCGCCCTATGGAGACCCGAAGCTGCGCTGGCTGTACGAGCAGCTCCGGTGCCAGGTCGTCCGGGGCGCGGACGGGCTTGCCGCCGTCGTGCTGGGCAACCGCACCTTCTCCGCCAAGGAGCTGGCCGCCATGCTCCTCTACGAGGCGCGCGAGCGGGCCCAGAACTACCTACGGCAGCCCGTCTACCGGGCCGTGCTGACCGTGCCGCCCACGCGCAAGGACGATCCGCTGCCCCAGACGATGACGGCGGCGGCCGCCCTGGCCGGGCTGCACGTCGAGCGCATCATCTCCGAGCCCACCGCCGTGGCCCTGGGCGCCTTCCAGCGGCGGCGCGGCAAGCCGGAGCGCACCGCCATCGTGTGCGATTGGGGTGGGGGTTGCTTCCAGGCCTCCCTCGTGCGCTACGCGGCGCGGCAGTGCCAGGTGCTCGGCACCGAGGGCAACGTGTCCCTGTGTGGCGCCGAGCTGGACAAGCGGGTGCTGGACCTGCTCATGCGCAAGCTCCCCAGTGGCGTGCGGGTGGCCGCGGACAAGAACAACCCCGCCGCGCACTACCGTGTGGCCGGCGCCGCCGAGTTCGCGAAGATCCAGCTCTCCGCGCAGCCGGAGGCCCGGGTCCTCGTTCCCCTGGCCACCGTGGATGCCAATGGACGGGCAGGGGACTTCAACACCGTCATCACCCGCCGGGAAGTGGAGGACCTGGCCCGGCCCCTCGTCGAGTCGGCGCTGAAGATGTGCGAGCAGATCCTCGCGGCGAAGTCGATGTTCCCCGGCGACGTGGACGAGGTGCTGCTGGTGGGAGAGATGTGCCGGATGCCCCTGCTCATGCAGCGCGCCCAGGAGTTCTTCGTCCAGGTGCCCGTGTACCTGGATGAGCCGGGCCAGTCCGTGGTGCTGGGCGCCGCGAGGCTGAGCGCCTCCAGTGGCGTCTCCGCGCCCACGCCGCCTCCCTCGGGCCGTCGCTAG
- a CDS encoding M24 family metallopeptidase, with product MTNSSQTALLLLCTLLGTASVAADAPAVPAPSWAEVRKARIARLLPEAMTRAGVDAWVVVCRENNNDPLAAHVGGENAVGAAAFLFLREGEKVRSVALSPEGEAKALRDVALHDEVEAFPRGANLYATVAERLGRGQFRRTAINFSESLSVADGLSSTQRERLVAALPPKLRQRIVSSEQLVIEWLSIKLPEEVEVMRRAAVLTARLEEEAYRTVVPGRTRDSDVARFLKRRMAELGVTDGWQPDQNPNVNSGPDRGHSHATDRVIQPGDFIQTDFGIRVQGRWVTDIQRFAYVLAPGQKQPPPEALERWEKAKKGNRVALAAIKPGARGWDVDKAQRDWMREAGSEPVPWGTGHSVGYWAHDVGPALSGAQKGQPAQGASARIIRPGQVFAFDGFFAWKLPTLGETKTISVEEMAVVTQTGAEYLIPPQEELLLIPSP from the coding sequence ATGACGAACTCCTCCCAGACTGCCCTCCTCCTCCTCTGTACCCTGCTCGGCACCGCGTCCGTGGCGGCGGATGCACCCGCGGTGCCCGCCCCCTCGTGGGCGGAGGTCCGCAAGGCGCGCATCGCGCGGCTGCTGCCCGAGGCCATGACGCGCGCGGGGGTGGATGCCTGGGTGGTGGTGTGCCGCGAGAACAACAACGATCCCCTGGCCGCCCACGTGGGCGGAGAGAACGCGGTAGGCGCGGCCGCGTTCCTCTTCCTGCGCGAGGGAGAGAAGGTGCGCTCGGTGGCCCTGTCGCCCGAGGGCGAAGCCAAGGCCCTGCGCGATGTGGCCCTGCACGACGAGGTGGAAGCCTTTCCCCGAGGCGCGAACCTCTACGCCACGGTGGCCGAGCGGCTGGGGCGTGGGCAGTTCCGCCGCACCGCCATCAACTTCTCGGAGTCGCTCTCGGTGGCCGACGGGCTGTCGTCCACCCAGCGGGAGCGGCTGGTCGCGGCGCTGCCCCCGAAGCTGCGCCAGCGCATCGTCTCCTCCGAGCAGCTGGTCATCGAGTGGCTGAGCATCAAGCTCCCCGAGGAGGTGGAGGTGATGCGCCGCGCGGCCGTGCTCACCGCGCGCTTGGAGGAAGAGGCGTACCGCACGGTGGTGCCGGGCCGCACGCGGGACTCGGATGTGGCGCGCTTCCTCAAGCGGCGCATGGCCGAGCTGGGCGTCACCGACGGGTGGCAGCCGGACCAGAACCCCAACGTCAACTCGGGGCCGGACCGAGGGCACTCCCACGCCACCGACCGCGTCATCCAGCCGGGAGACTTCATCCAGACGGACTTCGGCATCAGGGTGCAGGGCCGCTGGGTGACGGACATCCAGCGCTTCGCCTACGTGCTGGCGCCGGGGCAGAAGCAGCCGCCCCCGGAGGCGCTCGAGCGGTGGGAGAAGGCCAAGAAGGGCAACCGCGTGGCGCTCGCCGCCATCAAACCTGGAGCGCGGGGCTGGGACGTGGACAAGGCGCAGCGCGACTGGATGCGCGAGGCGGGCAGCGAGCCCGTCCCATGGGGCACGGGCCACTCGGTGGGCTACTGGGCCCATGACGTCGGACCCGCGCTCTCGGGAGCCCAGAAGGGGCAGCCCGCGCAGGGTGCCTCGGCGCGCATCATCCGCCCGGGCCAGGTGTTCGCCTTCGATGGCTTCTTCGCCTGGAAGCTGCCCACGCTGGGAGAGACGAAGACGATCTCGGTGGAGGAGATGGCGGTGGTGACGCAGACGGGCGCCGAGTACCTCATCCCCCCGCAGGAGGAGCTCCTGCTGATCCCCTCGCCCTAG
- a CDS encoding alpha-2-macroglobulin has protein sequence MSVSPSAAALLALLAVLPAAAQDYRPADESQRPQGGQARILPEQFLRGFDPVTVYFSDNVGPGKRAADDGAKLLKLTPSWPGQYFWADKKTLQFRPAEPWPPLQRFAFEARDTRKVLATMMSAPSAMAPYADSTDLRPFRTLTLTFPQPLPLAALKQMLTLEIRELPGLADSPTRVVKDFTLSQLPRESQRSPAVYAITLDEDVPEGRQLRVTVSLALGEEDKVLWTGRLSTRPSFHLQSIQCGSSSFGLVGGASVPKDMALSCGNQGDLPQLVFSANVQDLTLTALKKLVRLEPAVPDLHFQSYGSRVSLRGRFVPDTLYRLQIAAAPIQDDSGRSLRDPGNAQVFFHLGWKTAFLRWSQANALVEAKGPRMLPLQGYGDARADVRIYRIDPLHEGIWPFPERPVVINEESAPPFPGEEPATPENTAGYIGPEQLKAHIRLLGSPLVSRVVELPLANKSGTTSFGLDLGPLLDEVVGRQRPGTYLVGLRRLTGAPERSYVRVQVTNLSLTAVEERDRAVFFVRTLDEAKEVRGARILLEGQRRVPDPARPGQTKNVPFSLPLTTDDAGRASLGPQADWQSLKRISVQSGDDLLVLDPRSPPATFARNHWSPSSGFLEWIGQQIPPPRNDALLGFIFTERPIYKPGEKVFIKGYVRRKTGGELQLAGGADTYELRVEGPGDQRWPTAATFTALGGFSAEFTEKDVPTGEFHAVLREKKTGQEVARRKFMIEAYRVPQFEVQLSGPNTARLDAPFKVKAVARYYAGGNVAGQPIAWTVTRRPHYYVPKGREGFLFASSTQFAREGQSRAPDVIRRNVELDDSGADELQVNPALDLDGSARVYRFEATVTGADNQPVSAVTEVKALPPFTLGMKLPRYSDKPFELKPEILAIGVDDKPVKGQDVTVRLFRRVWHSQLRETHFATGDAKYVTEQEDIKLSEQVVATDTQPVGPTLTLKEAGVYVVELIARDKLGRVQTLFADLYVGGQTPVAWKKPRQGVFELATDKPKYRPGDTARIIIQSPFQQGRALVVVEEPGGNTYTWREVSGGKAVYELPIKANHTPNIAVHVALMRGRLGEGKTEDARYRPQTLGASIDIEVEPSRNEVKVELKHPEVARPGTKIPVEVFLKDDRGAPLSGEVTLWLVDEAVLSLASEGPLDPLSAFITRNARGTTVRDTRNSLIGKLFDQEDPGGDGAEEEEANATGSKRVVRKNFQTVPYYQATLQVPASGKLTVEVPLSDDLTNFRVRAVAASGSQRFGFKQQTLKVRLPVLVQPQLPRFVRQGDRFWGGAVGRVVEGSGGAGAVSMQLSGPVEARPFNQAVELQLNRAMSFVTPIQVKDADVSKPQSLTVRVDVERKSDKAGDAFEVQLPVLPDRLPEQFAYFDTLKAGKATLKPIPEPARPGTVSQQVLATSVPGVLEVFAGVEYLAAYPHGCLEQKLSKLYPDVEQGVVFRRIGLETAFAKQLGLYVKRIQEEMVTYQDPSGLFAFWPGGPGDVQVTALAVEFLNAAARAGFPVDTKMQERASEALKRVLRSDYGGLNPDWRFNQRVVALRALSHSGLLDEHYLVDLFHQRERMDSMALADLASTMSIEPKTYRTNLDSLKGELWDRVIVKLRSGKQVFEGVKEGRSSWSYGFLSSQPAMIAAVFEALLRLDPADPRHDLMRDALLAQANPVQGFQSTYENRRAIGALALYLDRAKPNVPNSALALSVGKTLTVNSETKTARTSFASDKPLEATVTGGPVGVRVAYQYVPATPGDKVTSLQRGFLVSRSATHLHADGSDETRFQDKAGETQALKVGDILEIHAQLVSDQARNHVAFVVPFAAGLEPLNPALENASSEAKPSQADSITPAYVQRLDNEVRYYFLQLPQGTHTFHFRVRAATEGSFVHPAPYAEQMYRQDVRGRGEGLRIVVKGEHEQ, from the coding sequence ATGTCCGTCTCCCCCAGCGCGGCCGCGCTCCTCGCACTGCTCGCGGTGCTCCCCGCCGCGGCCCAGGACTACCGCCCCGCCGATGAGAGCCAGCGCCCCCAGGGCGGCCAGGCGCGGATCCTCCCCGAGCAGTTCCTGCGCGGGTTCGATCCCGTCACCGTGTACTTCTCCGACAACGTGGGCCCCGGCAAGCGGGCCGCGGATGACGGCGCGAAGCTGCTGAAGCTCACGCCCTCCTGGCCCGGCCAGTACTTCTGGGCGGACAAGAAGACGCTCCAATTCCGTCCCGCCGAGCCGTGGCCTCCGCTGCAGCGCTTCGCCTTCGAGGCGCGAGACACGCGCAAGGTGCTGGCGACGATGATGTCGGCGCCCTCCGCCATGGCGCCCTACGCGGACAGCACGGACCTGCGGCCCTTCCGCACGCTGACCCTCACCTTCCCGCAGCCGCTGCCCCTCGCCGCGCTCAAGCAGATGCTGACGCTGGAGATTCGCGAGCTGCCGGGCCTCGCCGACTCGCCCACCCGCGTGGTGAAGGACTTCACGCTCTCCCAGCTCCCGCGAGAGAGCCAGCGCAGCCCGGCCGTCTACGCCATCACCCTCGATGAGGATGTGCCCGAGGGCCGGCAGCTCCGCGTCACCGTGAGCCTGGCCCTGGGCGAGGAGGACAAGGTGCTCTGGACGGGCAGGCTGTCCACCCGGCCCTCCTTCCACCTCCAGTCCATCCAGTGCGGCTCTTCGAGCTTCGGGCTGGTGGGCGGAGCCTCCGTGCCCAAGGACATGGCCCTCTCGTGCGGCAACCAGGGGGACCTGCCGCAGCTCGTCTTCTCCGCCAACGTGCAGGACCTGACGCTCACCGCGCTCAAGAAGCTGGTGCGCCTGGAGCCCGCCGTTCCGGACCTCCACTTCCAGAGCTACGGCAGCCGCGTCTCGCTGCGCGGTCGCTTCGTCCCCGACACGCTCTACCGGCTGCAGATCGCCGCCGCGCCCATTCAGGACGACAGCGGCCGGTCGCTGCGGGATCCAGGCAACGCGCAGGTGTTCTTCCACCTGGGTTGGAAGACGGCGTTCCTGCGCTGGAGCCAGGCCAACGCCCTGGTCGAGGCGAAGGGCCCTCGAATGTTGCCGCTGCAGGGCTACGGCGACGCGCGGGCGGACGTGCGCATCTATCGGATCGATCCGCTCCACGAGGGCATCTGGCCGTTCCCGGAGCGCCCGGTGGTCATCAATGAGGAGAGCGCGCCGCCCTTCCCGGGCGAGGAGCCCGCGACGCCAGAGAACACCGCCGGCTACATCGGCCCGGAGCAGCTCAAGGCCCATATCCGGCTGCTGGGCTCTCCGCTGGTCTCGCGGGTGGTCGAGCTGCCGCTGGCGAACAAGAGCGGCACCACCAGCTTTGGCCTCGATCTGGGGCCTCTGCTCGATGAGGTGGTGGGCCGCCAGCGTCCGGGCACGTACCTCGTCGGCTTGCGCCGCCTGACCGGTGCGCCCGAGCGCTCCTATGTCCGCGTGCAGGTGACGAACCTCTCGCTCACGGCGGTGGAGGAGCGGGACCGCGCGGTCTTCTTTGTCCGCACCCTGGATGAGGCAAAGGAGGTTCGCGGCGCGAGGATCCTCCTGGAGGGACAGCGCCGGGTGCCGGATCCAGCGCGCCCGGGACAGACGAAGAACGTTCCGTTCTCGCTGCCGCTCACCACGGATGACGCGGGCCGTGCTTCGCTCGGGCCCCAGGCGGACTGGCAGAGCCTCAAGCGCATCTCCGTGCAGAGCGGAGATGACCTCCTCGTGCTGGACCCGCGCAGCCCTCCGGCCACCTTCGCCCGGAACCACTGGTCGCCCTCCTCGGGGTTCCTCGAGTGGATCGGCCAGCAGATCCCGCCTCCCCGGAACGATGCGCTCCTCGGGTTCATCTTCACCGAGCGGCCCATCTACAAGCCCGGCGAGAAGGTCTTCATCAAGGGCTACGTGCGGCGGAAGACAGGCGGCGAGCTGCAGCTCGCGGGTGGCGCGGACACCTATGAGCTTCGGGTGGAAGGCCCGGGCGATCAGCGCTGGCCGACGGCGGCCACATTCACCGCACTCGGTGGCTTCTCGGCGGAGTTCACCGAGAAGGACGTGCCCACGGGAGAGTTCCACGCCGTCCTCCGCGAGAAGAAGACGGGGCAGGAGGTTGCCCGGCGCAAGTTCATGATCGAGGCGTACCGCGTCCCCCAGTTCGAGGTGCAGCTGTCGGGCCCCAACACCGCGCGGCTGGATGCGCCCTTCAAGGTCAAGGCGGTGGCCCGCTACTACGCCGGAGGCAACGTCGCCGGGCAGCCCATCGCGTGGACCGTGACGCGCCGGCCCCACTACTACGTGCCCAAGGGCCGCGAGGGGTTCCTCTTCGCCTCGAGCACGCAGTTCGCCCGCGAGGGCCAGAGCCGCGCGCCCGATGTCATCCGCCGCAACGTGGAGCTGGATGACAGCGGAGCCGATGAGCTCCAGGTGAACCCCGCGCTGGACCTCGACGGCAGCGCGCGCGTCTACCGCTTCGAGGCGACGGTGACGGGCGCCGACAATCAGCCGGTCTCGGCTGTCACCGAGGTGAAGGCACTGCCGCCCTTCACGCTGGGGATGAAGCTGCCCCGGTACTCGGACAAGCCCTTCGAGCTGAAGCCGGAGATCCTCGCCATCGGCGTGGATGACAAGCCGGTCAAGGGCCAGGACGTGACGGTGCGGCTGTTCCGGCGGGTCTGGCACAGCCAGCTTCGCGAGACGCACTTCGCCACCGGCGACGCGAAGTACGTCACCGAGCAGGAGGACATCAAGCTGAGCGAGCAGGTGGTGGCCACCGACACGCAGCCGGTGGGGCCCACCCTGACGCTCAAGGAGGCCGGCGTGTACGTCGTGGAGCTCATCGCCCGCGACAAGCTGGGGCGCGTGCAGACGCTCTTCGCCGACCTCTATGTGGGTGGCCAGACGCCGGTCGCCTGGAAGAAGCCGCGCCAGGGCGTCTTCGAGCTCGCCACCGACAAGCCGAAGTACCGGCCCGGGGACACGGCGCGCATCATTATCCAGAGCCCGTTCCAGCAGGGGCGCGCGCTGGTGGTCGTCGAGGAGCCGGGTGGCAACACGTACACCTGGCGCGAGGTCTCCGGCGGCAAGGCGGTGTACGAGCTGCCCATCAAGGCCAACCACACCCCGAACATCGCCGTACACGTGGCGCTCATGCGCGGCCGGCTGGGGGAGGGGAAGACGGAGGATGCGCGCTATCGGCCGCAGACGCTCGGCGCCTCGATCGACATCGAGGTGGAGCCTTCCCGCAACGAGGTGAAGGTGGAGCTGAAGCACCCGGAGGTGGCTCGGCCGGGGACGAAGATTCCGGTGGAGGTCTTCTTGAAGGACGACCGAGGCGCGCCGCTCTCGGGCGAGGTGACGCTGTGGCTGGTGGACGAGGCGGTGCTGTCGCTCGCGTCGGAAGGGCCGCTGGATCCGCTCAGTGCCTTCATCACCCGCAACGCGCGCGGCACCACGGTGCGCGACACGCGCAACAGCCTGATCGGCAAGTTGTTCGATCAGGAGGATCCGGGCGGTGACGGCGCCGAAGAGGAGGAGGCCAACGCGACGGGCAGCAAGCGCGTGGTGCGGAAGAACTTCCAGACGGTGCCCTACTACCAGGCGACCTTGCAGGTCCCCGCGTCCGGCAAGCTGACGGTGGAGGTGCCGCTGTCGGATGACCTGACCAACTTCCGCGTGCGCGCGGTGGCTGCCTCGGGCAGCCAGCGGTTCGGTTTCAAGCAGCAGACGCTCAAGGTGCGGCTGCCGGTGCTGGTGCAGCCGCAGTTGCCGCGCTTCGTCCGGCAGGGCGATCGGTTCTGGGGCGGCGCCGTGGGCCGGGTCGTCGAGGGCAGCGGTGGGGCGGGCGCGGTGAGCATGCAGCTCTCCGGCCCCGTGGAGGCCCGGCCGTTCAACCAGGCCGTGGAGCTGCAGCTCAACCGGGCCATGTCGTTCGTCACCCCTATCCAGGTGAAGGACGCGGACGTGTCGAAGCCGCAGTCGCTCACCGTGCGCGTGGACGTGGAGCGCAAGTCCGACAAGGCGGGGGACGCGTTCGAGGTGCAGTTGCCCGTGCTCCCGGACCGGCTGCCGGAGCAGTTCGCCTATTTCGACACGCTGAAGGCTGGGAAGGCCACGCTGAAGCCCATTCCCGAGCCGGCTCGTCCGGGGACGGTCTCCCAGCAGGTGCTCGCCACGTCCGTGCCCGGCGTGCTCGAGGTGTTCGCGGGCGTGGAGTACCTCGCGGCGTACCCGCACGGCTGCCTGGAGCAGAAGTTGTCCAAGCTCTACCCCGACGTGGAGCAGGGCGTGGTGTTCCGGCGGATCGGGCTGGAGACCGCCTTCGCGAAGCAGCTCGGCCTCTATGTGAAGCGTATTCAGGAGGAGATGGTCACCTACCAGGACCCGAGCGGACTGTTCGCGTTCTGGCCTGGCGGTCCGGGCGATGTGCAGGTGACCGCGCTGGCGGTGGAGTTCCTCAACGCCGCCGCGCGCGCGGGCTTCCCCGTGGATACCAAGATGCAGGAGCGTGCCTCCGAGGCCCTCAAGCGCGTGCTGCGCAGTGACTACGGTGGGCTGAACCCGGACTGGCGCTTCAACCAGCGGGTCGTCGCGCTCCGGGCGCTCTCGCACTCCGGCTTGTTGGACGAGCACTACCTGGTCGACCTGTTCCACCAGCGCGAGCGCATGGACTCGATGGCGCTGGCGGACCTCGCCTCCACCATGTCGATCGAGCCGAAGACCTATCGCACCAACCTCGACTCGCTGAAGGGCGAGCTGTGGGACCGGGTGATCGTCAAGCTGCGCAGCGGCAAGCAGGTGTTCGAGGGCGTCAAGGAGGGGCGCTCCTCCTGGAGCTACGGCTTCCTGTCCTCTCAGCCGGCGATGATCGCCGCGGTCTTCGAGGCGCTGCTGCGACTGGATCCGGCCGATCCCCGGCACGACCTGATGCGCGACGCGCTCCTGGCCCAGGCGAACCCCGTGCAGGGCTTCCAGAGCACCTATGAGAACCGGCGGGCCATTGGCGCGCTGGCCCTCTATCTGGACCGCGCCAAGCCCAATGTGCCGAACTCCGCCCTGGCGCTCTCGGTCGGAAAGACGCTCACCGTGAACAGCGAGACCAAGACGGCCCGGACCTCGTTCGCCTCGGACAAGCCCCTGGAGGCCACCGTCACCGGCGGTCCCGTGGGCGTGCGAGTCGCCTACCAGTACGTGCCCGCCACCCCGGGCGACAAGGTGACGTCACTGCAGCGCGGCTTCCTCGTCTCCCGGAGCGCGACCCACCTGCACGCGGATGGCTCGGATGAGACGCGCTTCCAGGACAAGGCCGGCGAGACGCAGGCCCTCAAGGTGGGCGACATCCTGGAGATCCATGCCCAGCTCGTGAGCGATCAGGCTCGCAACCACGTGGCCTTCGTCGTCCCGTTCGCCGCGGGCCTCGAGCCGCTCAACCCCGCGCTGGAGAACGCCAGCTCGGAGGCGAAGCCCTCTCAGGCGGACTCCATCACTCCCGCGTACGTGCAGCGGCTGGACAACGAGGTCCGCTACTACTTCCTGCAGTTGCCGCAGGGCACCCATACCTTCCACTTCCGCGTGCGCGCGGCCACCGAGGGCTCGTTCGTACACCCCGCGCCCTATGCCGAGCAGATGTACCGGCAGGACGTGCGCGGTCGCGGCGAGGGCCTGCGCATCGTGGTGAAGGGAGAGCATGAGCAATAG